A single Streptomyces sannanensis DNA region contains:
- a CDS encoding SsgA family sporulation/cell division regulator, translating to MNTTVSCELHLRLVVSSESSLPVPAGLRYDTADPYAVHATFHTGAEETVEWVFARDLLAEGLHRPTGTGDVRVWPSRSHGQGVVCIALSSPEGEALLEAPARALESFLKRTDAAVPPGTEHRHFDLDTELSHILAES from the coding sequence AACACCACGGTCAGCTGCGAGCTGCACCTGCGCCTCGTTGTATCGAGCGAGTCCTCACTGCCTGTACCCGCGGGCCTGCGGTATGACACGGCCGACCCCTACGCCGTTCATGCCACCTTCCACACCGGAGCCGAGGAGACCGTCGAGTGGGTGTTCGCCCGCGACCTCCTCGCAGAGGGGCTGCACCGGCCCACCGGTACCGGCGACGTCAGAGTCTGGCCGTCACGCAGCCACGGTCAGGGCGTTGTCTGCATCGCCCTCAGCTCCCCGGAAGGCGAGGCACTGCTCGAAGCCCCGGCGAGGGCTCTGGAGTCGTTCCTGAAGCGGACCGATGCCGCCGTGCCCCCGGGCACGGAGCACCGCCACTTCGATCTCGACACGGAACTCTCGCACATCCTGGCGGAAAGCTGA